A window of Methanobacterium veterum contains these coding sequences:
- a CDS encoding ABC transporter permease, translated as MMENEGFGSMLVSVIKNGFKRKVPIGMAVFGPVIIMIILGYMVTIAGTADTVNIGVVNHDQGLANVNAASNIIEELKGQDNVNVTSINQNDISSDFKDRSIDAAIVFPENFTRDLAMKKTPEVLLQVEGTDQVKSALVNRAFLNSTMTVAAESGNTVMPLKISNESFYGEGLNFTNLFIYHIMALVTLLISTIIGLFAVLGDKNSSKSNKMFLSPVKAVAAYIAGLSIFAFVAALMVLAYVIYVMGITIVGDMGSTVLVMLLIALAGVSLGILAAAVTRTEKQTLALFGLIIILQVLFGGLFIAVVRFDYYIRLLSYCLPLTYGLDAMQGIVIKGFSLGDVGTDLLAISAIIIVALVLSVIGLKKGQNRGTIRDTGDKKKQII; from the coding sequence ATGATGGAGAATGAAGGCTTTGGCAGTATGCTTGTAAGTGTCATTAAAAATGGATTTAAAAGGAAAGTTCCAATTGGAATGGCAGTATTTGGACCGGTTATTATTATGATAATATTGGGGTATATGGTAACGATAGCTGGTACTGCAGATACTGTAAATATTGGAGTTGTAAATCATGATCAGGGCCTGGCAAATGTAAATGCTGCCTCAAATATAATTGAAGAGCTTAAGGGGCAGGACAATGTTAATGTGACTTCCATTAATCAAAATGATATAAGCAGTGATTTTAAAGATAGATCTATTGATGCGGCTATAGTTTTCCCTGAAAATTTCACCAGGGATCTGGCTATGAAAAAGACTCCTGAAGTGCTGCTGCAGGTTGAAGGCACTGATCAGGTAAAAAGTGCACTTGTTAACCGTGCTTTCCTTAATTCTACAATGACAGTGGCTGCAGAAAGCGGTAATACAGTAATGCCCTTAAAAATTAGCAATGAAAGTTTCTATGGAGAAGGTTTGAACTTTACCAATCTTTTCATATATCACATAATGGCTCTTGTTACTCTGCTGATTTCAACAATCATCGGATTATTTGCAGTATTGGGGGATAAAAATAGTAGTAAATCTAATAAAATGTTTTTATCTCCAGTTAAGGCTGTTGCAGCGTATATAGCAGGGCTCAGCATATTTGCATTTGTTGCGGCTTTAATGGTGTTAGCTTACGTTATTTATGTTATGGGTATTACCATCGTTGGAGATATGGGCAGTACTGTACTTGTAATGCTGTTGATTGCTCTGGCAGGAGTTTCCTTAGGTATTCTTGCAGCTGCAGTTACACGAACTGAAAAACAAACTCTTGCTTTATTTGGTCTAATCATTATTCTGCAGGTGTTATTTGGAGGTTTATTCATAGCAGTTGTTAGATTCGACTATTATATCCGGCTGCTATCATACTGCCTTCCATTAACTTATGGACTGGACGCTATGCAGGGTATTGTAATTAAGGGCTTTAGTTTGGGGGATGTAGGAACAGATCTGCTCGCTATATCTGCTATAATTATCGTTGCTTTAGTTTTATCGGTAATTGGTTTAAAAAAAGGGCAAAATAGGGGCACAATTAGGGATACTGGAGATAAGAAAAAACAAATTATTTAA